The Lycium barbarum isolate Lr01 chromosome 12, ASM1917538v2, whole genome shotgun sequence genome includes a region encoding these proteins:
- the LOC132624021 gene encoding uncharacterized protein LOC132624021 isoform X1: MRIRKHAKISPLHYASSIFLKQHGTVLQTHVNCQLNQSPWDVITFPLDENINQQTLLVPHQLDGCDNYAVNGTFYDSEQSNITSMKLDDNTEKKEMNYFNNNNVADIPAANFDAFEKEQDDQEIEELGLEKNGDNNITTMCCKNDGKGWQCNREAKKGHTFCEHHFAQVKKHYYSSSNSTHSTITIANNSDAKINSTPSSRGRPHRPKKSSSSEFYYYSGFGPLWGKKRGPSSGKNNNAGEIYSSDCHGAQSSSSKMDNEDNFDYIEDEDDDEVENCKIKKARKPIKARSLKSLM; this comes from the exons ATGAGAATAAGGAAGCATGCCAAAATTTCCCCGCTCCACTATGCTTCTTCTATATTTCTCAAGCAACACGGTACCGTTTTACAGACCCACGTTAATTGCCAGCTCAACCAGTCACCATGGGATGTTATCACATTTCCCTTAGATGAAAATATTAACCAGCAGACTCTACTTGTTCCTCATCAG TTGGATGGATGTGATAACTACGCTGTAAATGGGACCTTTTATGATTCAGAGCAGAG CAATATCACTTCAATGAAGCTCGATGATAAtacagaaaagaaagagatgaattATTTTAACAATAATAATGTCGCTGATATACCTGCTGCTAATTTCGACGCATTTGAGAAAGAGCAAGACGACCAAGAAATAGAGGAGCTAGGGTTGGAAAAAAACGGAGATAATAATATTACAACAATGTGTTGCAAGAATGACGGAAAGGGATGGCAATGCAATAGAGAGGCAAAAAAAGGGCATACTTTCTGTGAACACCATTTTGCTCAAGTGAAAAAGCATTATTACAGTAGTAGCAACTCAACTCATTCTACTATTACTATTGCTAACAACTCCGACGCCAAAATTAACAGTACCCCGAGTTCTCGAGGCCGCCCTCATCGTCCTAAGAAATCGTCGTCTTCAGAATTCTACTATTATTCTGGTTTTGGTCCTTTATGGGGCAAGAAAAGAGGCCCATCGAGTGGGAAGAATAATAATGCAGGTGAAATATACTCCAGTGATTGTCACGGGGCACAATCTTCATCTTCTAAAATGGATAATGAAGAtaattttgactatattgaaGACGAGGATGATGATGAAGTTGAAAACTGTAAGATTAAAAAAGCCCGTAAGCCCATCAAAGCTAGGTCACTCAAATCTTTAATGTGA